Within the Carassius gibelio isolate Cgi1373 ecotype wild population from Czech Republic chromosome B15, carGib1.2-hapl.c, whole genome shotgun sequence genome, the region acaaaataatgttctttttagcaacaccatatgacccctttaaaggtataatatataaagatattaCAGAGGATTAAaactattacttttatttatgcatataaataatttgcatatgaataattattatatagCTAAGGTCCAGGTTTTGCTAATGTTTACTTTTGGCATCAGGCTGTAAATTtgagtttttacaaaaactgtaaatTTCAGATTCCCATAAACCATCTCTTTGACTGTGAACTTTGTGAGTAGATAGAATAGTTGAAACACGCTCCGTCTTGGCCCAGATTGGGAATGCATCATATTTTATGTTACAGATTTTAAGCTGCCTGTATTTGTGCAGACCTCAGCAGAGAGAGGAATACCAAGTACAGTAATTCAGGTCTCTCAAGTAATATACCAGGCTAATTTAAACCATCAAGCATCTTTATGTAATTAATCAGTAAAGCAGGCCTGCACTGCACAGCAGGTTGAAGTTTTTGCAGGCCAGGGACAAGAAAAATCAAGCTCTGCTGGGGGAAAATTGCCCTTGACATGCAGAGGAGAAGATCCCAGAGTTCCAGtgctgaataaacaaataaataaataaaacaacaaacaatcGGGTCCCAATCGATACCTTGACCAGGGCAACTGGATGGCAGCCTTTCTTCTGAGCTCCATGGCCGTGGAGAAGTAAAACAAACAGtgtttgtgtaaaggtcttcaaACCCCAGCCGGCTCAACCTGCCATTGATTATGGTGATGGAGCACTCAAAGGGATGTTTGGCCACCAGACAGAAGCAGTAGTGCACATCTAGTGTATACAGATCATGTCTCATTATGAGCACATAACAAAGAAGAAGACAAAGCCAGGGACGCCGAGCTTCAAATAAGCTGGCTGTATTCTCaggacattaaaaataaataaataaataaaaaatgtgtaaatgaaCCAGACCTCTACTGAAGTTAAGAACTTTACATTTTATTCTATAATTATTCATGTGGCTTGTTTgcacatttgaaacatttttattatacaatattcAATGTGCAAACTACATTTTCAGTAgtaagaaagctttttttccccaACAAGTGGCTTTGTAGCATTAAAATGCATTGTCTGTACGCAGCCTTGCAACCGAGCGAGCTGAAGCAACgatcaaacactctctctctctttgttaaaTAGTGTTAAGAATTCTGATTAACTTTAGCATAGTTTTTTGGACCGTTATTTTAATTGGTTCacagttatttattcatttcagcaTTCAGTTGTGTTCTGAAAGTCCTTGAATGGTATTTTACATCAGTCAATTTGTAGCAAAATATTTAGTTATATACTGATGTTTATCACTGTTTTTAGTTAAATAAATTAGaagttattattaaatattattattaatgtagtaAGTTTACGATTGTAGCTGTCATTGTAATTAAAATCGTTATTgttttttccagaaaaaaaaaaaaaaaaacagtttttcccATGATATCAGACAAGAGTCAAAAGATTGGGTTCGAGTAGCTTATACAGCATGCAATATTGAATTGTAATGAATAAACTGtataaacctaaaacatttataaaacgtGTGACTAACtgacatgcataaaaaaaaaaaactaacaacagtaacatacaaatatactttatagttgaATCTTGTCATTGTGGTTTTAATGTGTTCACTTCTTAATTTCACTTCTCAATTAATGTTTGTTTCAAAACCAACTTCTAAGACTGTAAAAACCTTACCGTTCCTGAAATATAACCACTGTGATAATAACCTAGTCTTCTCTAACATGGCTAGTGCAGCCATACTCACTATTAGCAAAGAGAGTGATACTCTAAACATTTTGAGGtcctttattaatttataatgtttttgtgttaaTAACATATTTAGGGAGGAACTGTGCTTACCATAGTAATTGTTAAAGGGTTGTTGTTGTGTTCAGGAGCAGGGCTGTGTTCATATAGTCGTCACGCACCTATGCCTTCAACACTTTCATGCTTCTCCTTCACTAATTTCAGCTGCATCTGGGtccttcaccacacacacacacacacacacacacacaaacacacacacacacacacacacacacacacacacacacacacacacacacacacacatataaaaggcATTAAGGCTGGCAAAATTACACGAATTGAAATGCAAcatcgaacacacacacacacacacatacacacacatataaaaggcATTAAGGCTGGCAAAATTACACGAATTGAAATGCAACATCgaacaaaaataaatgacctGTGGGTAAAATGTTATCCAAGATGCACAGTTTGACAGCTCTATGTTCTTTCAGTATGTCAGGCCCTATAAAAGGATGAAGGGAAGCATGTGCACAGAACAGCCGACAAATATCACACTCGACCTGTGTCGATAGTTATCACATTACTGCCATCTAGAGGTCGACAGGAAAAGGACCGTTTAACTCTTTGCAGCTAGcattacaaaataatacatgCGAAATGTTAATATCGTAATTATTAAGCCTCTTGGACAGCAGTGAAGGACCAgtaaattatatattgtatattacaaaaatattccacTCTGCTTGAGACATTTAGATTGGGAAGAAATGTCATGTTCTGCCAGATTTTATGGTGGATGTCTtcagggttttattttatttttttaattcatgtctAGGCTATTACAGAGTGCTAGCATTGTCAATAATTTCTGGGTCATTTGAACATTTCTATGTTCCTGATTTGATCTTTTTAAAACCTCACAGTCATGTTTGttgtgatatttatgatcttctgtGTCCAATTATATCACAAGCAAGCAATGAAAGCTTGCAGGGTATCTTAATTTAGCAGGGTTCATTTAGTAAAGAGGGTGAGCAATTACTAAATAACTCGGAtgatatcaaaatattttattctaatgttaCCTATgcaggaatgaaaaaaaaaaattatgacaatgGTAATTCTGAATTAAATTATTCGTTGTCTGTGCAGATCAGCTATCCATAAATTTTATAATACAGTTAAAAGCTGAAATGCATAAAAACTTCCCCAAGTAAGTTTCTTTAAGATCCTGTTGAGGATGTATTTAAATGCGAGACTGCACAGGCAACAAGGATGTAGTGTAAAAAATAATACCGTTTAATATCAATATGAATCATACGTTTATGGTGTGACGGGAAATATAACACtttgagtatttacaatgcagaTGCTTTTCCACTCCTGTCGTTAATGGACTTGAAAGAACTTTCATTAAACACTCCACATATTTTATTACGCAAGACATTAGACACTTTTCACAGAAATGAAAACACTTGCTAGATCTGTATTATGAAGTCATTCACTAAACCCCAGCTGCTTGGCTATAAAGACCTCAAGACGAAGCCATTTTGACTGTGCAAACATGTCTTCTACATCACTCATTTGACATCAGGAGGGGTAAAGACACATGTGAGTTAACATAGTATCCACAACTGTACAAACTATATCTGTGTCCCAGTGTTTGATGTATCAAAAATGCATGACTGGCCAGCACACTGATGTGCTAGAGGCAAGTGCAGTTTATGTTGTCCTAACAGAGGAGAAGGGGGACATTTATGATGATGTCTGTCCGTCAGGGTTCACCGTCTCTGCCTCTGGCTGTTTCTCTGGAATatttgtctctgtgtctgtgtctctttgCTGCTCTGCCAACATGTCAGTCAACTTCATGTTCAGCAAAGGGTCCCGAGACTGTGGTGCCACCTGctggttataaaaaaaacatgatggacaaatacaaaattaaatcatCTAGTCTAAAGAATAATTTAGCTCTCAGACTCACCGCAGGTCCTCCTCTCTTTCTTAAATAAATGCCCTCTGCTAGCAGCGCTTTTGCAGTCTCTTCAAACAGCAGCTCAGGTTCAAAATCCCCTCTGCTTTCTAATTCACCATACTTCATTACAAACCTACACAGAGATATAGTAACACAACAACTAAACAAAAAAGCACAGAAAACTCAATTTAAAGTGATTGCAAAGTActgtaaaaatgtgtaatttccTATCATTACTTGCCTCTGACATGGTGATACAAAGTTGGGCTTGAGGAGTTCAAAGGCTCTTGGTCCATTACCATAAACCTCAAAGAACTTCCTAAAgccaaagaacaaaaaaaaagtcatgtgagTTTACTGCAAAGGTCCAGCATGCATGCAGGTTTAACTGGAAGGTCAGTGACCCAAAAATGGGCTAGAGGTTTTCCAGCACTAGAGTCTAGTACATGTAATTTTAAGTTACAAACAGTCTGGAGTCAGTTAAGACCAGGTTGTTTTTGAAAAGACATCTTTTGTGCTCACCAACgctgcatttattaaatcaaaatgcattaaaaataataacactgtGAAATAGACTTAGAATGTTTTTCAAAgttttccagattttaaaatgtaatttattcctgggatataaagcagatttttttcagcatcattacaccagtcttcagtgcaacgtgatccttcagaaatcattcaaacatgacatttatttaaaaatactgaaaCCGTTTCTCTGCTTATTTCAATTCAATGCATgttcttgcagaataaaagtattattttccttCTGATCCCAAAGTGTGTGCATATAGCATTAAGTTCAAAATAAACttagtaaaaacaataaatgcatCAATAAAAATATGACAAACATTGTTGTTTCATGTATATGAAGTGTGAAGTACAAATGAAGGGCAcagaataacaataatagtaatatgtaGAGCAATAATGTTGAAACCAAACCAAGTGACTAAATATGATATATTAGAGGTTCGTTTGGACTCACGCTCGGATTTCATCCTCTTTGTATAAGATTTGAGGTACAGTATCTGCTGCATGTCTCTTCAGTGGTCTCGCACCTTTCTCATAGAGAGGTTCTCTCTTAGGAGGAAAAGCAGCATACACATCAAACCAGATGGGCCTTTCCTCGTGCTTGATGACTCCAGCTCGCATTAAATCACGAACCCTTTACAAACAACAATCAAGCATTCATTCAGCCTCGAACTATACACTAACGTCACACGAAATGGCTCTGGTTTATTAGTTCCTTTCTTGGCATTCTAAAATGGTTTTTGAAACAGTACACTTTcatattacataaattaatttataataagcAAATCTCTTGTTCTTAGACATGTtttatacttaatatttttgtcattaaccTTGAAATGAACTCAAGAAGCACATGCTGTCACTAAAGCTTACCTCGTAAACACGGTCCCGAATTTCTCAAGTCGACTTCCAGCCATTATATGTCTTTAtgataacaaaaatgtaataagatataaataaatatcacagaAAAGTCAGAAAAATGTGACAGTTACACGCTCTCTGTTGCAGCATGGATACACGACTTCCGGTGTTACTACGGGTACCCATTAAAGACAAACTACAAGAATGCGAAGAGGGAAAAAAACAGCTACCGTGGTTTTGATAGTAGTCAgtttattacaaaatgcagtatTTAACATGAACATCCACTTAAAGATTTATACAAAACGTATATGTAACacttgaaagaaagaaagtattAACAATAAACATTGAGCTGAGAGTATAGTTTGTCAAGACTAGACTATAGTctgaaactaaactgaaaatgtgatattcaaatctaaatgaagaaataaacaatagttttaaaaagtaaaaggtGAGAGGAAAAAAAGCAGTATTGCACATTTTATAGATGACTAATTAAATAAGCATATATGTGACAAGTAAACTCTTTTAAAGGTCAGACTTTTGAAGCCCTCAGATAGAAGTTGTTCTGAGCATGGAAACAAAGATTGCTCCAAAATAATTGTTCCTGCACTTAGTGTGCCACGAAAACACTACTCTAAAGAAGTGTAGGCCAGTCttcccaaaaaacaaacaaataggaataatacagtaaataatacagtttttttatagCAGAAGCTAATATTTCTCCATAATTTGAGGAGTAcattccaaaagttactgacgaTCAGGGTGGTGCATGGAAATTGAATACACTGCTGTTGtgtatttgtgtagtttttaagTTAAGAGAGGTTTTGGCATTATTTTGGAAGCTGTATGAAAATCAAAAAATTGCAAGTAAGTGTGCTTGGATATGGAAAAGCTTGAGGTGGTCCAGGTGATCTCAAGCACTAAGATCCAAAGATGTCTTCATGGTACCGCTTTtcattctgtgaaaaaaaaagcataatcatGTAAAATGATTGACCATATATCATTACAGTTCACCAGACACGACAACTGAGCCCTTACAGGAGCATAAATGTTGTAAGACATGATTATCTGAAGCAGCTATAAAATGTGTCAACAATTTAAAGGTTCACCTTGAGCCTTGACAGATATTCCTCAGCCTGAGTAAGAGTGATGCCCAGTCGGCTGACTAATATTTCCTTGATAGTGGCAGCCACATCATGGGCCATATTCATACCTCCACAAATATACAGATGCCCTGGATTATGGTGCAGAACCTCAAAGACCTTGTCATTCAGTTGTTCTCGCAAGATGTCTTGGACATAAACCTGGACCAAGAGTGGAGAACAAAAAAGAGTAAGCAACAACCCCAAAGAGTGTTAActgctgtttagaatgattttttttagttCTAACTAcaattatttagtaaaaaaaaaataaaataaaaaaaaaaataataataaatatatatatatatatatatatatatatatatatatatatataatatatatattatatatatatatatataataagatattattaaataataaatacatattaaatataaataattaataatttattaatagttTTTGTGTCTACCTTGGGTTGTCCAGTTTGTCTCGAGTAAGCTGTGACAATGCTGCTCAGGGTGCTATTATCTCTCATGTCCAGAGTCTCCTCTTTGTAAAGATGATCAATATCTGAATCTCGACACCCGAACACGAGTGTCATTGGATTCCCTTTCAGACCTTAAAGAAATAACACAACTTCAACTTGAGGTTCAGAAACTTGAGGCAAGCTAATTCAATGGACTGTTTGAAACCACTTGAATGTGATAAGGGATACAATTCTATACCTGTTTTTTTCATGTCATGCAATTGCTGTTGCCAAAAGCTACGGAAGGGAGCAATGCCGCTCCCAACTCCCACAAGAATACAGGGAGCACTAGGGTCGGATGGAAGATGGAATCCATCAGAGCTGGAATTGTTGCATAAATGGAACAAGTTAGTGAGTTATGAAGAGAAAAAATGATCTTGTACATCTTAGGAATGTAATATGAAGGGTACCTATGAACGAAACATGGCACCAAGTCTCCTTCTTTGATGGTATTGAGCCAGGTACTACAGAGCCCAAAATGCAGTGGACCTTTTCCCTCTAAAGAGAACAGAACATATGATAACAACAGATTCATTTCTTCAGTGAAGTTTTATGTCTAGTAGAGAGTTCAACTGTTCAGGTATCAACTAATAAATGATTGCTGGCAAACACAGGTTTCCTGTACCCTGTGTGTAATAGTTGACCACGGCCACAGTGAGGTGGAGCTCTTGAGGGTGGAGGTCTGGGGAGGAGCTGACGGAGTAGAGGCGTGGCTTCAGTACAGGCAGCTGGCTGAGGAGAAAGGCAGCAGAAAGTTCCAGAGAGGAAAACTCCTCTAGCACCTCAAGGAAAGTAGGTTTGTGGAACTCCTTCCATGTTGCGTAGACTTGGAAATCCTGTAGTGGAAGGATGAGTTGGAATGTATTTAACCAACACACAAAGTCAAAACAACCCATGATAATTCCACACAATGGCccttttttatgaaaaattagCTAAATGAATTTCTTCATAAGCATTCATAAACCATTATGTAAATTGTCACTTTCAATATAATGGGACATGCTATGAAAGAATGGACCTTTAGCAGACGCACTGCTTTGGATTTTTCAATGATacacaaatacattatatagTGTTGCCTTGCAAAATTGCAAAATCAAATtggttccattaaaaaaaaaatactgggacAAAATGACATTGGTTCTGTTACTGGTTCTCGCACATGTATTCAGGAtaccatttttaaaatgttaataaaacaaatgcaacTCAAAAACAAGCAGCGCATCCAGTGTGGACCTATTCCCAAAATGAGTcggttatttttagtgaatcaaaaacgtACAGCACAACCAGTATAGGcccatccttaaaaaaaaaaagacccttatGAGCTGGGTCTTTAAagtgaatcaaacacatacaGCGAGCAGTGTAGTCTGATTTCCAGCAAACTGAATGTAAGAAAGTAGTTCTTTTTAGTGAGCTCACAACAGTTCAGCCAATCTAGTCCAGTTTCTAGAATAATGATTCCAAACAGTTACCGGTATACTGTATACTGGATACTGACTGTAATGAGTTGGCTCTGTGAaaagtatatatactgtatatatatatatatatatatatatatatatatatatatatatatatatatatatatatatatatataaactacctaaaaataaaataaaataaaaactttgaaaGTTAACAAAATCATTAAAAGACAAAAATTGTTGGCTAGTCTCATCAATAGTTTTGGAACATTTGTGATTGTCAAAAAGTGACTTACTGTTGCTAATGCGAGCAGGCGCTGTCTGTGATCTTCCTGCTTTGCCATCTTTGAGAGTTTGCGGAGGAGGCTTTGTGAGGGTGGGGTGGTGACATCCAGATAGTAGGTAAGAGCTTGGGCAAGAGGACATGGTGGTATCCGTTCATCTCTCTGCCACCTTTCACCATCTGCAGGACAGCATTATTAGGTATCATTACGTTATCATGTGTAAGACTTCCATTATGTAATTAGGTAAGATGGTTCAGTACCGGGGTAGGCACTGAGGAATTCCAAGCGTAGGCTCTGATTGATAGGAGGGGCATTGGGCAGATGCTTCAGGATGCCAGCTACTAATTCAGGTGAGTTCCCTGGGAAAATCCCGACATGGTCTCCAGGGACAAAGTTTAAGGTCTCTGTACTCCCATCCATCTCTAACTCCACCAATATTGTAGAACGACtgagaacatgtaaaacaatcaaa harbors:
- the mrps23 gene encoding 28S ribosomal protein S23, mitochondrial isoform X1; this translates as MAGSRLEKFGTVFTRVRDLMRAGVIKHEERPIWFDVYAAFPPKREPLYEKGARPLKRHAADTVPQILYKEDEIRAKFFEVYGNGPRAFELLKPNFVSPCQRFVMKYGELESRGDFEPELLFEETAKALLAEGIYLRKRGGPAQVAPQSRDPLLNMKLTDMLAEQQRDTDTETNIPEKQPEAETVNPDGQTSS
- the mrps23 gene encoding 28S ribosomal protein S23, mitochondrial isoform X2; amino-acid sequence: MAGSRLEKFGTVFTRVRDLMRAGVIKHEERPIWFDVYAAFPPKREPLYEKGARPLKRHAADTVPQILYKEDEIRAKFFEVYGNGPRAFELLKPNFVSPCQRFVMKYGELESRGDFEPELLFEETAKALLAEGIYLRKRGGPAVAPQSRDPLLNMKLTDMLAEQQRDTDTETNIPEKQPEAETVNPDGQTSS